A window of the Pseudomonas fluorescens genome harbors these coding sequences:
- a CDS encoding DUF2242 domain-containing protein, whose protein sequence is MLNSIPVRFIGLALLLTAAAGCSKDKPIYEHENFDDSGTFSRNYPVTDTASCEAARRALLSQGYIITSNDPKLVSGHKSFQQTGETHLEISFNVVCADDGSAGHHATVFANALQDRYALKKTNNSASLGVGVLGSVSMPIGSSDDSMVKVASETVSSQKFYERFFTLVELFLPADAKKAAHITEKPKTDLGVPEAKAAPAPLAPTPAAEPTPAPAAEPAAAPAPAEATPASSEPVAPPAEAAPITPAPVAEPAPATETITPPANPTDMPPPSEPIPAMPASGQ, encoded by the coding sequence ATGTTGAATTCTATTCCCGTGCGTTTCATCGGGTTGGCGTTGTTGCTGACCGCCGCTGCCGGCTGCTCCAAGGACAAGCCTATCTACGAGCATGAGAATTTCGACGACTCCGGCACCTTTTCGCGCAATTACCCGGTGACCGACACCGCCAGTTGCGAAGCGGCCCGCCGAGCGTTGCTCAGCCAGGGCTACATCATTACCAGCAATGACCCGAAACTGGTCAGCGGCCACAAGAGCTTTCAGCAGACCGGCGAAACCCACCTGGAGATCAGCTTCAACGTGGTGTGCGCCGATGATGGCAGCGCCGGCCATCACGCCACCGTGTTCGCCAACGCTCTGCAGGACCGCTACGCGCTGAAGAAGACCAACAACTCGGCCAGCCTCGGAGTTGGCGTGTTGGGCTCGGTGTCGATGCCGATCGGCTCGTCTGACGATTCGATGGTCAAGGTGGCCAGCGAAACCGTGTCGTCGCAGAAGTTCTACGAGCGCTTCTTCACACTGGTCGAGCTGTTCCTGCCGGCCGATGCGAAGAAAGCCGCGCACATCACTGAAAAACCGAAGACCGACCTGGGTGTGCCGGAAGCCAAAGCAGCGCCGGCTCCCCTGGCTCCAACCCCTGCGGCTGAACCGACTCCAGCGCCGGCCGCCGAGCCTGCTGCGGCGCCAGCGCCTGCAGAAGCGACCCCGGCCAGTTCCGAGCCGGTAGCACCGCCGGCCGAAGCCGCGCCGATCACCCCGGCACCGGTTGCCGAGCCTGCGCCTGCGACGGAAACCATCACGCCGCCGGCCAATCCGACAGACATGCCACCGCCCTCCGAGCCGATTCCGGCCATGCCTGCCTCCGGGCAGTAA
- a CDS encoding MFS transporter, giving the protein MNDAPLTSPTLAGTVEPAERLPLGALLALATAGFITVLTEAMPAGLLPQMSAGLDVSQALIGQLVTLYAVGSMLAAIPLTIATRGWRRRPLLLSAIGGFAIANSITALSELYWLTLIARLIAGVFAGLLWALLAGYASRMVAPHLQGRAITVAMLGAPLALSLGIPAGTLLGTTVGWRLSFAIMTGLTLLLVIWVRWQVPDFAGERAGKRLPLRQVFTLPGVRSVLFVTLSYVVAHNLLYTYIAPFLEPSGLGAEIDRVLLVFGLASVLSLWIVGSLIDRWLRQLVLISATLFLLSAIALGLWRESPGVVYTATAVWGLAFGAMPSLLQTALAKTAKEAADTAQSMLVTLWNVGIAGGGLAGGLLLNNMGVGSYPWIVAGLLLLTLYATVNAQSHGFPNAG; this is encoded by the coding sequence ATGAACGATGCGCCACTCACTTCCCCCACGCTCGCCGGCACCGTCGAGCCCGCAGAACGATTACCGCTGGGCGCGCTGCTCGCGCTGGCCACCGCCGGCTTCATCACCGTGCTGACCGAGGCGATGCCCGCCGGCCTGCTGCCGCAGATGAGCGCGGGGCTTGATGTCTCTCAGGCACTGATCGGGCAACTGGTCACGCTGTACGCCGTCGGTTCGATGCTGGCGGCAATTCCCCTCACCATTGCTACCCGAGGCTGGCGTCGGCGCCCACTGCTGCTGTCGGCCATTGGCGGCTTTGCCATCGCCAACAGCATCACTGCGCTGTCGGAACTGTACTGGCTGACCCTGATTGCACGCTTGATAGCAGGCGTGTTCGCCGGGCTACTTTGGGCTTTGCTGGCGGGGTACGCGAGCCGGATGGTCGCACCTCACCTGCAAGGCCGGGCCATTACGGTGGCCATGCTCGGCGCGCCGCTTGCGCTGTCGCTGGGCATTCCGGCCGGCACCTTGTTGGGCACCACAGTCGGCTGGCGCCTGAGCTTTGCGATCATGACCGGGCTGACGTTGCTGCTGGTGATCTGGGTGCGTTGGCAAGTGCCGGATTTCGCCGGTGAACGCGCCGGAAAACGCCTGCCACTGCGTCAGGTGTTTACCTTGCCGGGCGTGCGATCCGTGCTGTTCGTGACCCTGTCCTACGTCGTCGCGCACAACCTTCTGTACACCTACATCGCGCCATTTCTGGAGCCATCGGGACTTGGCGCAGAAATCGACCGAGTGTTGTTGGTGTTTGGCCTGGCGTCGGTATTGAGCCTGTGGATCGTCGGCAGCCTGATTGATCGCTGGCTGCGTCAGTTGGTGCTGATCAGTGCCACGCTGTTCCTGCTGTCGGCGATTGCTCTGGGTCTGTGGCGCGAATCGCCGGGCGTGGTCTACACCGCCACCGCGGTTTGGGGTCTGGCGTTCGGCGCGATGCCCTCGCTGCTACAGACGGCCCTGGCGAAAACCGCCAAGGAGGCTGCCGACACCGCGCAGTCGATGCTGGTGACCCTGTGGAATGTCGGCATTGCCGGCGGCGGGCTTGCGGGCGGTCTGCTGCTGAACAACATGGGCGTCGGGAGTTACCCGTGGATTGTCGCGGGTCTGTTGTTGCTGACCCTGTATGCGACCGTCAATGCCCAAAGCCATGGTTTCCCGAACGCCGGATAA
- the lon gene encoding endopeptidase La: protein MKTTIELPLLPLRDVVVYPHMVIPLFVGREKSIEALEAAMTGDKQILLLAQRNPADDDPGEEALYRVGTIATVLQLLKLPDGTVKVLVEGEQRGAVERFSEVDGHCRAEVSLIDEVDAAERESEVFVRSLLSQFEQYVQLGKKVPAEVLSSLNSIDEPGRLVDTMAAHMALKIEQKQEILEIIDLSARVEHVLALLDAEIDLLQVEKRIRGRVKKQMERSQREYYLNEQMKAIQKELGDSDEGHNEIEDLKKRIDAAGLPKDALAKATAELNKLKQMSPMSAEATVVRSYIDWLVQVPWKAQSKVRLDLARAEDILDADHYGLEEVKERILEYLAVQKRVKKIRGPVLCLVGPPGVGKTSLAESIAHATNRKFVRMALGGVRDEAEIRGHRRTYIGSMPGRLIQKMTKVGVRNPLFLLDEIDKMGSDMRGDPASALLEVLDPEQNHNFNDHYLEVDYDLSDVMFLCTSNSMNIPPALLDRMEVIRLPGYTEDEKINIAVKYLSPKQIAANGLKKGELEFDEEAIRDIIRYYTREAGVRGLERQIAKVCRKAVKEHALEKRFSVKVTADLLEHFLGVRKFRYGLAEQQDQIGQVTGLAWTQVGGELLTIEAAVVPGKGQLIKTGSLGDVMVESITAALTVVRSRAKSLGIPLDFHEKRDTHIHMPEGATPKDGPSAGVGMCTALVSALTGIPVRADVAMTGEITLRGQVLAIGGLKEKLLAAHRGGIKTVIIPEENVRDLKEIPDNIKQDLQIKPVKWIDEVLQIALQYAPEPLPDVAPEIVAKDEKRESDSKERISTH, encoded by the coding sequence ATGAAGACCACCATCGAATTGCCTCTCCTGCCATTGCGTGATGTCGTTGTGTATCCGCACATGGTTATCCCGCTGTTCGTGGGGCGCGAGAAATCCATCGAAGCCCTCGAGGCCGCGATGACGGGCGACAAGCAGATCCTGCTGTTGGCCCAGAGAAACCCGGCTGACGATGATCCCGGTGAAGAAGCTCTCTATCGCGTAGGTACCATCGCCACTGTTCTGCAGTTGCTGAAGCTGCCGGACGGCACCGTCAAGGTTCTGGTCGAAGGCGAGCAGCGTGGCGCTGTCGAGCGCTTCAGCGAAGTCGATGGCCACTGCCGTGCCGAAGTCTCGTTGATCGACGAAGTCGACGCCGCCGAGCGCGAATCCGAAGTGTTCGTGCGCAGTCTGCTGTCGCAGTTCGAGCAATATGTGCAGCTGGGCAAGAAAGTCCCGGCTGAAGTCCTGTCGTCGCTCAACAGCATCGACGAGCCTGGCCGCCTGGTAGACACCATGGCCGCGCACATGGCGCTGAAGATCGAGCAGAAGCAGGAAATCCTCGAAATCATCGATTTGTCGGCACGGGTCGAGCACGTTCTGGCCTTGCTGGACGCCGAGATCGACCTGCTGCAAGTCGAAAAACGCATTCGTGGCCGCGTCAAAAAGCAAATGGAGCGCAGTCAGCGCGAGTACTACCTGAATGAGCAGATGAAGGCCATTCAGAAAGAGCTCGGCGACAGCGACGAAGGCCACAACGAAATCGAAGACCTGAAAAAGCGTATCGACGCTGCCGGTCTGCCAAAAGATGCCCTGGCCAAGGCCACTGCCGAGCTGAACAAGCTCAAGCAAATGTCGCCGATGTCCGCCGAAGCCACCGTAGTGCGCTCGTACATCGACTGGCTGGTTCAGGTGCCGTGGAAGGCGCAGAGCAAGGTGCGTCTGGACCTGGCCCGTGCCGAAGACATTCTCGACGCCGATCACTACGGCCTGGAAGAGGTCAAGGAACGCATCCTTGAATACCTCGCCGTGCAAAAACGCGTGAAGAAAATCCGTGGTCCGGTGTTGTGCCTGGTCGGTCCTCCGGGCGTGGGTAAAACCTCGCTGGCCGAGTCGATCGCCCATGCCACCAACCGCAAATTCGTGCGCATGGCCCTCGGTGGCGTGCGTGATGAAGCGGAAATTCGTGGTCACCGTCGGACTTACATCGGTTCGATGCCAGGAAGATTGATTCAAAAGATGACAAAAGTGGGCGTCCGAAACCCGCTGTTCCTGCTCGATGAAATCGACAAAATGGGCAGCGACATGCGTGGCGACCCAGCGTCGGCGTTGCTGGAAGTGCTTGATCCGGAGCAGAACCACAACTTCAACGACCACTACCTGGAAGTCGATTACGACCTCTCGGACGTGATGTTCCTGTGCACCTCGAACTCGATGAACATTCCGCCGGCGCTGCTGGACCGGATGGAAGTGATCCGTCTGCCGGGTTACACCGAAGACGAGAAGATCAATATCGCGGTCAAGTACCTGTCGCCGAAGCAGATTGCAGCCAACGGCCTGAAGAAGGGCGAGCTGGAATTCGACGAAGAAGCGATCCGCGACATCATCCGTTACTACACCCGCGAAGCCGGTGTGCGTGGCCTCGAGCGGCAGATTGCCAAGGTCTGCCGCAAGGCGGTCAAAGAGCACGCGCTGGAAAAACGCTTCTCGGTAAAAGTGACAGCTGATCTGCTGGAGCATTTCCTCGGCGTTCGCAAGTTCCGCTACGGTCTGGCCGAGCAGCAGGATCAGATCGGTCAAGTGACCGGCCTGGCCTGGACTCAGGTGGGCGGCGAACTGCTGACCATCGAAGCCGCTGTGGTGCCGGGTAAAGGTCAATTGATCAAGACCGGTTCGCTGGGGGATGTAATGGTCGAATCGATCACTGCGGCCCTGACCGTGGTGCGCAGCCGTGCCAAGAGTCTGGGCATTCCCCTGGACTTCCACGAGAAGCGCGACACGCACATTCACATGCCGGAAGGCGCTACGCCGAAAGACGGCCCAAGCGCCGGTGTAGGCATGTGTACTGCGCTGGTGTCGGCGTTGACGGGCATTCCTGTGCGTGCCGATGTCGCCATGACCGGCGAGATCACCCTGCGTGGTCAAGTGCTCGCCATTGGTGGTCTGAAGGAAAAACTGCTGGCCGCTCACCGTGGCGGAATCAAGACAGTGATTATTCCGGAAGAGAACGTGCGCGATCTGAAGGAGATTCCTGACAATATCAAGCAGGATCTGCAGATCAAACCGGTTAAATGGATTGACGAGGTCCTGCAAATTGCGCTGCAATACGCGCCGGAGCCCTTGCCGGATGTGGCTCCGGAGATAGTTGCCAAGGACGAAAAACGTGAGTCTGACTCTAAGGAAAGAATTAGCACGCATTAA
- a CDS encoding SurA N-terminal domain-containing protein: protein MLQNIRDNSQGWIAKTIIGVIVALMALTGFDAIFQATTHKNEAAKVNGEEISQNELSQAVDMQRRQLMQQLGKDFDASLLDEKMLRESALKGLIDRKLLLQGAEKSKFAFSEAALDQVILQTPEFQVDGKFSSDRFDQVIRQLGYTRMQFRQMLAQEMLIGQLRAGVAGSGFVTDAQVLAFARLEKQTRDFDTLNIKADPSAVKLTDDEVKAYYDEHAKEFMTPDQVVIDYLELKKASFFDQVSVKDEDLQAAYQKEIANLSEQRRAAHILIEVNDKTTEAQAKAKIEEVQARLAKGEKFEALAKEFSQDPGSANNGGDLGYAGPGVYDPAFEKALYSLNKDQVSEPVRTDFGFHLIKLLGVEAPEVPTLASLKDKLTRDLKTQQVEQRFVEATKQLEDSSFEASDLAQPAQDLKLTVHTSKPFGREGGEGVAANRAVVTAAFSTEVLEEGANSTAIELDPETVIVLRAKEHLKPAQLPLESVAAAIRTQLTKEHASAAAKTKAEQLIASLRDGKTPLDKAVDGQSWKVTEAANRAQEGVDPAVLQALFRMPKPAAKDKPTFTSVTLADGSLTIVRLNGVNEAAAPTDEEKAQYRRFLASRVGQQDFAAYRKQLESEADIKRF from the coding sequence ATGCTGCAGAATATCAGGGACAATTCACAAGGCTGGATTGCCAAGACCATTATCGGAGTCATCGTTGCACTGATGGCTCTGACCGGTTTCGACGCCATTTTCCAGGCCACGACTCACAAGAATGAGGCGGCCAAGGTCAACGGTGAAGAAATCAGCCAGAACGAGCTGAGCCAGGCGGTGGATATGCAACGCCGTCAGCTGATGCAACAACTGGGCAAGGACTTCGACGCTTCCTTGCTCGACGAAAAAATGCTCCGCGAATCGGCCCTTAAGGGTCTGATCGATCGCAAGTTGCTGCTGCAAGGCGCAGAAAAATCGAAATTCGCTTTCTCCGAAGCGGCCCTGGACCAAGTGATCCTGCAGACGCCTGAATTCCAGGTCGACGGCAAGTTCAGCTCCGACCGTTTCGATCAGGTGATCCGTCAACTGGGCTACACCCGCATGCAGTTCCGCCAGATGCTGGCTCAGGAAATGCTGATCGGCCAATTGCGCGCCGGTGTGGCGGGCAGCGGTTTCGTGACCGACGCTCAGGTACTGGCCTTCGCCCGTCTGGAAAAACAGACCCGCGATTTCGACACGCTGAACATCAAGGCCGACCCTTCGGCCGTTAAGCTGACCGATGACGAGGTCAAGGCTTACTACGACGAGCACGCCAAGGAATTCATGACCCCGGATCAAGTGGTCATCGATTACCTGGAGCTGAAAAAGGCTTCGTTCTTCGATCAGGTCTCCGTCAAGGATGAAGACCTGCAGGCGGCGTATCAGAAAGAGATCGCCAACCTGTCGGAACAGCGTCGTGCGGCGCACATTCTGATCGAAGTCAACGACAAGACCACCGAAGCTCAAGCCAAGGCGAAGATCGAAGAAGTCCAGGCGCGTCTGGCCAAGGGCGAGAAGTTCGAAGCGCTGGCCAAGGAGTTCTCGCAGGATCCGGGTTCGGCCAACAATGGTGGTGACCTGGGTTATGCCGGTCCTGGCGTTTACGATCCAGCCTTCGAAAAAGCCCTGTACTCGCTGAACAAGGATCAGGTTTCCGAGCCGGTTCGCACCGACTTCGGTTTCCACCTGATCAAGCTGCTGGGTGTCGAAGCGCCTGAAGTGCCGACTCTGGCCAGCCTGAAAGACAAGCTGACCCGCGATCTGAAAACCCAGCAAGTCGAGCAGCGTTTCGTCGAGGCGACCAAGCAACTGGAAGACTCTTCGTTCGAAGCGTCCGACCTGGCCCAGCCAGCGCAGGACCTGAAACTGACCGTGCACACCTCCAAGCCGTTCGGCCGTGAAGGTGGCGAAGGCGTTGCAGCCAACCGTGCCGTTGTGACGGCTGCGTTCAGCACCGAAGTGCTGGAAGAGGGTGCCAACAGCACCGCCATCGAGCTGGATCCGGAAACCGTGATCGTGCTGCGCGCCAAGGAGCACCTGAAGCCTGCTCAATTGCCGCTGGAAAGCGTGGCCGCTGCCATTCGCACCCAGTTGACCAAAGAGCACGCCAGCGCGGCTGCCAAGACCAAGGCGGAGCAACTGATCGCCAGTCTGCGTGATGGCAAGACCCCGCTGGACAAGGCGGTTGACGGTCAGAGCTGGAAAGTCACTGAAGCGGCGAACCGCGCTCAGGAAGGCGTTGATCCAGCGGTGCTGCAAGCGCTGTTCCGCATGCCGAAACCGGCTGCCAAGGACAAGCCGACCTTCACCAGCGTCACGCTGGCGGACGGCAGCCTGACCATCGTGCGCCTGAACGGCGTGAACGAAGCAGCGGCTCCGACCGATGAAGAGAAAGCGCAATACCGTCGCTTCCTCGCATCGCGTGTGGGCCAGCAAGACTTCGCGGCGTACCGCAAACAGCTGGAAAGTGAAGCCGACATCAAGCGTTTCTGA
- a CDS encoding nitrilase-related carbon-nitrogen hydrolase: MRKLLYLTFSMALIAALTFYAMWAADRPAGHYLSDLRIKLAVDQGTPADRGNLLGIQPELFPTDYQSPERLHRKLAAYLQQAQDQGLLNEKTVVILPEHVGTWLMISGEKDELYQAATLAEAMNWLAASNPVQFARAWLTAKGSSRLDDAHLRMKSRDMAKDYQALFGGLAKEFHITLVAGSIVLPEPNITDGRLKAGSGALYNSTVVFGRDGAPLGQPQRQMRPIFDQDEASGTREASRINVVDTPAGRLGVLIGSDSWYPDNYRKLDEQGAQLIAVPAFVVGHGVWDQPWKGYKGLSLPDSVSLKPGAVSEGQAWHQLTLTAQPSASKALAGMSVFLRGQFWDKPSSGQSFLSSNGQQFADSEARGARLLNLWL; encoded by the coding sequence ATGCGCAAACTTCTGTACCTGACTTTTTCCATGGCGCTCATCGCCGCGCTCACCTTTTACGCCATGTGGGCGGCTGACCGTCCGGCCGGTCATTACCTGTCGGACCTGCGGATCAAACTCGCGGTCGATCAGGGCACCCCCGCCGACCGTGGCAACCTGCTGGGCATCCAGCCCGAGCTGTTCCCCACCGACTACCAAAGCCCCGAACGCCTGCATCGCAAACTCGCCGCCTATTTGCAGCAGGCTCAGGATCAGGGGCTGTTGAATGAAAAAACCGTGGTTATCCTGCCGGAGCATGTCGGCACCTGGCTGATGATCAGCGGCGAGAAGGACGAGCTGTACCAGGCTGCCACCCTCGCCGAAGCGATGAACTGGCTGGCGGCGAGCAACCCGGTGCAATTTGCTCGCGCCTGGCTCACCGCCAAGGGCAGCAGCCGTCTGGATGACGCGCACCTGCGCATGAAGTCCCGGGACATGGCCAAGGACTATCAGGCGCTGTTCGGTGGGTTGGCGAAAGAATTCCACATCACCCTGGTGGCCGGCTCGATCGTGCTGCCTGAACCGAACATCACCGACGGCCGGCTCAAGGCCGGCAGTGGTGCGCTGTACAACAGCACCGTAGTGTTTGGCCGTGACGGCGCCCCGCTCGGCCAGCCACAGCGGCAGATGCGCCCGATCTTCGATCAGGACGAAGCATCCGGCACCCGCGAGGCTTCCCGGATCAATGTGGTCGACACTCCGGCCGGACGTCTCGGCGTGTTGATCGGCAGCGACAGCTGGTATCCGGACAACTACCGCAAACTCGACGAACAAGGCGCGCAACTGATCGCGGTGCCTGCGTTTGTCGTCGGTCATGGCGTTTGGGATCAACCATGGAAGGGTTACAAAGGCTTGAGCCTGCCGGACTCGGTCAGCCTGAAACCGGGAGCCGTCAGTGAAGGCCAGGCCTGGCACCAACTGACCCTGACCGCGCAACCGTCGGCCAGCAAGGCGCTGGCCGGCATGAGTGTGTTCTTGCGCGGGCAGTTCTGGGACAAGCCGAGTTCCGGGCAAAGCTTCCTCAGCAGCAACGGCCAGCAATTCGCCGACAGCGAAGCCCGTGGCGCGCGCCTGCTGAATCTCTGGTTGTAA
- a CDS encoding AraC family transcriptional regulator: MKPLPMRLGDLSVGFVHSLADAVRSHDVDPLPLLEQYGLDAARLAEAGARLSIPRYMRLGHGAIQLTGDPALGLRMGGLSRLSQAGLAGVTAAQAPTVREAARCLTRFEPLYGSNYRGQSSFHEDASGAWLRFYSISPYNAYNRFVVDSIIAGWLHQLSSVSPEPLRAERIEIEFDSPDYRDAYAVLGECPIQFGAEHNQLRLSLTSLAQRNPEHCPSTWKHLLGLCERELEQLTRTRSLRERITQLLGPLLNGGREPDLEEVAARLKLPTWTLRRKLAEEGTQFRAILNDTRRDLAMTYIRDTELAFGEIAYLLGFASAEAFQRAFKRWNGQTPGEFRRSHRKPG; the protein is encoded by the coding sequence ATGAAACCGCTGCCGATGCGTCTCGGGGATCTGTCGGTGGGCTTCGTTCACAGCTTGGCCGATGCCGTGCGCAGCCATGACGTCGATCCGCTGCCATTGCTCGAACAGTACGGCCTGGATGCCGCACGCCTGGCCGAAGCCGGGGCGCGTCTGTCGATTCCGCGCTACATGCGCCTGGGGCATGGCGCGATCCAGCTGACTGGCGATCCGGCACTGGGTTTGCGCATGGGCGGGCTCAGTCGCTTGAGTCAGGCCGGGCTGGCCGGTGTGACCGCCGCGCAGGCGCCGACGGTGCGCGAAGCCGCTCGCTGTCTGACTCGCTTCGAACCCTTGTACGGCTCCAACTATCGCGGCCAATCGAGTTTCCACGAGGACGCCAGCGGTGCGTGGCTGCGCTTCTACTCGATCAGCCCGTACAACGCTTACAACCGCTTTGTGGTGGATTCGATCATCGCCGGCTGGCTGCATCAGTTGTCCAGCGTCAGCCCCGAGCCGTTGCGTGCCGAACGGATCGAAATCGAATTCGACAGCCCGGATTACCGTGACGCTTATGCAGTGCTCGGCGAATGCCCGATCCAGTTCGGCGCCGAACACAATCAACTGCGCCTGAGCCTCACCAGCCTGGCCCAACGCAACCCGGAACATTGCCCCAGCACCTGGAAACATTTGCTCGGCTTGTGTGAACGGGAACTGGAGCAATTGACCCGCACCCGCAGCCTGCGTGAACGCATCACGCAATTGCTCGGGCCGTTGCTCAATGGTGGCCGGGAACCGGATCTGGAAGAAGTGGCGGCACGCCTGAAGCTGCCGACCTGGACGTTACGGCGAAAGCTGGCCGAGGAAGGCACGCAGTTTCGCGCGATCCTCAATGACACGCGCCGTGATCTGGCGATGACCTACATCCGCGACACCGAACTGGCATTCGGTGAAATTGCCTACCTGCTGGGGTTTGCCTCGGCCGAAGCTTTCCAGCGCGCCTTCAAGCGCTGGAACGGCCAGACACCGGGCGAATTTCGCCGCAGTCACCGCAAGCCAGGCTGA
- a CDS encoding LysR family transcriptional regulator, which translates to MDSLGSISVFVQVAETRSFTEAGRLQGVSSSAVGKSIARLEARLNVRLFHRTTRSITLTSEGALFLERCRKILAEVEAAEFELCDAAAAPHGKLRVSLPQVHDLMMPVMNEFMALYPQIELDLDLTDRMVDVVEEGFDAVIRTGKPRDSRLMARPLGEFHMVLVASPGYLRERGEPLTPAELTTHACLRHTFHATGKLEPWPLKREEGAPETTLPTRLVSTSIEAVRHAALAGLGIACLPDFMIFEAQQQGRLQRVLDEHLEHVGQFWVLWPSSRHATAKLRVFVDHLSARLFPATEGR; encoded by the coding sequence ATGGACAGCCTGGGCAGTATTTCGGTGTTCGTGCAGGTGGCGGAAACCCGCAGTTTTACCGAGGCGGGACGCTTGCAGGGCGTGTCTTCGTCGGCGGTCGGCAAAAGCATCGCCCGCCTGGAGGCACGGCTCAATGTGCGGTTGTTTCACCGCACCACTCGCAGCATCACGCTGACCAGCGAAGGCGCGCTGTTTCTTGAACGTTGCCGCAAGATTCTGGCCGAAGTGGAAGCGGCGGAATTTGAACTGTGCGACGCCGCAGCGGCGCCTCACGGCAAATTGCGGGTCAGCCTGCCGCAGGTGCATGACCTGATGATGCCGGTCATGAATGAATTCATGGCGCTGTACCCACAGATCGAACTGGATCTTGACCTGACCGACCGCATGGTGGACGTGGTTGAAGAAGGCTTCGATGCTGTGATCCGAACGGGTAAGCCGCGAGATTCGCGACTGATGGCGCGACCGTTGGGCGAGTTTCACATGGTGTTGGTGGCCAGTCCCGGGTATCTGCGCGAGCGCGGCGAGCCGCTGACTCCGGCCGAACTGACGACACACGCCTGTCTGCGCCATACGTTTCACGCCACCGGCAAACTTGAGCCCTGGCCGCTGAAGCGCGAGGAGGGCGCGCCCGAGACGACCTTGCCGACACGCCTGGTCAGTACGTCGATCGAGGCCGTGCGGCATGCAGCGCTGGCGGGGCTGGGCATCGCCTGTCTGCCGGACTTCATGATCTTTGAGGCGCAGCAGCAGGGTCGCCTGCAGCGCGTGCTGGATGAGCATCTGGAACACGTCGGGCAGTTCTGGGTCCTGTGGCCATCAAGTCGGCATGCAACCGCCAAATTGCGCGTGTTCGTCGATCATTTATCGGCGCGACTTTTTCCTGCCACTGAAGGTCGATAG
- a CDS encoding HU family DNA-binding protein, producing the protein MNKSELIDAIAASADIPKAAAGRALDAVIESVTGALKAGDSVVLVGFGTFSVTDRPARIGRNPQTGKTLEIAAAKKPGFKAGKALKEAVN; encoded by the coding sequence GTGAACAAGTCGGAACTGATTGATGCTATCGCTGCATCCGCTGATATCCCGAAAGCTGCTGCTGGCCGTGCGCTGGACGCTGTAATCGAATCCGTCACTGGCGCTCTCAAGGCTGGCGACTCCGTTGTTCTGGTTGGCTTCGGTACTTTCTCCGTGACTGATCGTCCAGCTCGCATCGGTCGTAACCCACAGACCGGCAAGACTCTGGAAATCGCGGCAGCCAAAAAGCCAGGTTTCAAAGCCGGTAAAGCCCTGAAAGAAGCCGTCAACTAA